The Komagataella phaffii GS115 chromosome 4, complete sequence genome includes the window AGAGCCCCCACTATGACACAATTCAGGTTGAAGATCCCACCACTTTTCATTGGCAGCATCAAGTACAATTGGTGCAGATGTCCCGAAAGTGTAATCAGCCCCATTTCTATGCTCGTCATGCTGCTGTTTCTTCCAGAAAGCTACTTGGTAAGAATGGCAATAACAATATGCCTGGAGTTGATGGTTCACAGGGGAACCAACCTCCAAACTTATTGGAAGCCACGAAAACACTACTAATGAGCACTGATCCAACTGCAGAGCAAGCCGAATCTGGTGAAAACAAGTCTGCTACCGACCCATTACTGTGGTTTAAGAAGTTATCCAATGACACTCaagatgaggatgaagaaattgatgcTTCCACGTTGAAAGATCCTACTCGTCAATTATGGAGGGCTTTAGACCTGAGTGGTCAACAGCTTCTGCATCTTAGCGAGAAATTGTTCCGTTATGATTTTCTGACCAAATTATATCTAAATGGAAACGGTTTAACAGAATTACCGTCCAGCATTCGTCAACTAAAGTCCTTAACGGTGCTGGATGTTTCACAGAATttactttcttcttttcccCCTGAATTGGGaatacttttcaatttgcGTTATATTTACGCTTTTGACAACAGGTTGACCGATATACCCTTTGAATTTGGTAACCTATATGAGTTAGAGTTTTTGGGTATTGAGGGCAATGTAAACATGAACCCAGAATATGTGAATATACTTGCAAAGCGTGGTTCAAGAGGTTTAACCATTCATTTACGCGATAATGCTCCAAGACCAACGCCTCCTAAATCAAGACAATGGATTTACTTCAGCAACGATGGGGAGattattgaagaacaagaatATAGACAACAACAGACAGAAGACGATATTGTCAACACCTTCACAATGATGACTTACAACACGTTGTGCCAGCACTATGCTACCAAGAAGATGTATAGATACACCCCCTCGTGGGCTTTAGACTGGGACTATAGGAGAGAGCGATTGAAGGAGCAAATCCTAGACTTGCAAACTGATATAATTTGTCTCCAAGAAGTTGAGCATAAgacttttgatgatttttGGCAACCAATCATGCTGTCGCATGGATATAAGGGAATCTTCCACGTAAAGAGTCGTGCTAAGACGATGAAGGAATCAAGTGCATACAAAGTAGATGGTTGTGCTACATTCTACCGTACTTCCAAGTTCCAAGCCGTAGAAAGGAAACATTTCGAGTATGGAAGGATTGCCATGTCACAGgacaaattcaagaaaacAGAAGACTTGTTCAACAGATTTCTTAATAAAGATAACATTGCGAGTGTACTTATCTTGGAACACATACCCTCTGGAAATAAGCTGGTAGTGGCCAATAC containing:
- a CDS encoding Component of the CCR4-NOT transcriptional complex produces the protein MLSEKRIFVDKANKDKEGPTLKGPIMNTASQYKAQGNGQGIMRHAPQPQQTQIPSQYLLQQLQGSHATNQPQTDSSNPSLLVQALFQGPQSHQGQRIGNQQMQPHVVLGSQTLQSSSVVPPGQNQPTSQSPHYDTIQVEDPTTFHWQHQVQLVQMSRKCNQPHFYARHAAVSSRKLLGKNGNNNMPGVDGSQGNQPPNLLEATKTLLMSTDPTAEQAESGENKSATDPLLWFKKLSNDTQDEDEEIDASTLKDPTRQLWRALDLSGQQLLHLSEKLFRYDFLTKLYLNGNGLTELPSSIRQLKSLTVLDVSQNLLSSFPPELGILFNLRYIYAFDNRLTDIPFEFGNLYELEFLGIEGNVNMNPEYVNILAKRGSRGLTIHLRDNAPRPTPPKSRQWIYFSNDGEIIEEQEYRQQQTEDDIVNTFTMMTYNTLCQHYATKKMYRYTPSWALDWDYRRERLKEQILDLQTDIICLQEVEHKTFDDFWQPIMLSHGYKGIFHVKSRAKTMKESSAYKVDGCATFYRTSKFQAVERKHFEYGRIAMSQDKFKKTEDLFNRFLNKDNIASVLILEHIPSGNKLVVANTHLHWDPEFNDVKTMQVGVLLDELQAVIRKHLSPKDITKVPLLICGDFNSKVHSAVYQLFSQGTVDKHEDIIGRDYGKFTEEGFRHPFHLQSSYDSIGELPYTNVSPTFTDVIDYIWYSTPSLSVKGVLGQVDPDYSKNIIGFPNADFPSDHIPLLSTFMFKKSSAPRPDTRVDFRSDFRGSRKT